In one window of Microtus pennsylvanicus isolate mMicPen1 chromosome 2, mMicPen1.hap1, whole genome shotgun sequence DNA:
- the Tspo gene encoding translocator protein, with protein MAPSWVPAVGLTLAPSLGGFMGSYFVRGEGLRWYATLQKPSWHPPRWTLAPIWGTLYSAMGYGSYMIWKELGGFTEDAVVPLGLYTGQLALNWAWPPIFFGARQMGWALADLLLVSGVATATTLAWHRVSPPAARLLYPYLAWLAFATTLNYYVWRDNRGRSGGSRFPE; from the exons ATGGCTCCATCCTGGGTGCCTGCCGTGGGCCTCACTCTGGCGCCCAGTCTGGGGGGCTTCATGGGCTCCTACTTTGTGCGTGGTGAGGGCCTCCGCTGGTATGCTACCCTGCAGAAACCCTCCTGGCATCCGCCTCGCTGGACACTGGCTCCCATCTGGGGCACACTGTATTCGGCCATGGG GTATGGCTCCTACATGATCTGGAAAGAGCTGGGAGGTTTCACAGAGGATGCTGTGGTCCCCTTGGGTCTCTACACTGGTCAGCTGGCTCTGAACTGGGCATGGCCCCCCATCTTCTTTGGTGCCCGGCAGATGGGCTGG GCCTTGGCAGACCTTCTGCTTGTCAGTGGGGTAGCAACCGCCACAACCCTAGCCTGGCACCGAGTGAGCCCACCAGCCGCCCGACTGCTCTACCCCTATCTGGCCTGGCTGGCCTTTGCAACCACACTCAACTACTATGTATGGCGTGATAACCGTGGCCGAAGTGGTGGCTCTCGGTTCCCAGAGTGA